A single genomic interval of Suncus etruscus isolate mSunEtr1 chromosome 12, mSunEtr1.pri.cur, whole genome shotgun sequence harbors:
- the TMSB10 gene encoding thymosin beta-10 has product MADKPDMGEIASFDKAKLKKTETQEKNTLPTKETIEQEKRSEIS; this is encoded by the exons ATGGCAGACAAGCCGGACATGGGGGAAATCGCCAGCTTCGATAAGGCCAAGCTGAAGAAGACGGAGACGCAGGAGAAGAACACCCTGCCGACCAAAGAGA CCATCGAACAGGAGAAGCGGAGTGAGATTTCCTAA